In Anaerotignum faecicola, the following are encoded in one genomic region:
- the holB gene encoding DNA polymerase III subunit delta' gives MYSFSEIIGNGGLIKNLKSAIKYNKVSHAYIFCGSEGSGKKLIAKTFAKALSCENGNACGTCRSCRVFDRGNHPDVFFVAPSKTKALSVEDIREQVIENVAVKPYKSGRKIYIIDKAETMTAAAQNAFLKTLEEPPEYAVFILLAGNMDMFLPTVLSRCVVFKINPLSNTEVSEYISKKFGVPTEEAQFLAEYAGGSIGKAVRLKNDENFYKMREYISDRLFGVKSANLAEILGWGREIKAEFGANEEIFDIMYLWYRDLLAAKALENHKYIIEKDKADKISKQAEKESFESIIRALDAIWYGKKLVGRNVSFQLAMETTLMKIKEN, from the coding sequence ATGTATAGTTTTTCGGAAATTATAGGCAACGGCGGGCTTATAAAAAATCTCAAATCGGCAATAAAATATAATAAGGTATCGCACGCATATATATTTTGCGGTTCTGAAGGAAGCGGGAAAAAGCTTATTGCAAAGACATTTGCAAAGGCGCTAAGCTGTGAAAACGGAAACGCCTGCGGAACATGCCGTTCATGCAGAGTGTTTGACCGCGGAAATCATCCGGATGTTTTTTTTGTTGCGCCGTCAAAAACAAAAGCGTTAAGCGTTGAGGATATTCGCGAACAGGTTATAGAAAACGTGGCCGTTAAGCCATATAAATCCGGCCGCAAAATTTATATAATAGATAAAGCCGAAACTATGACGGCGGCGGCACAGAACGCTTTTCTTAAAACTCTTGAAGAACCGCCGGAATACGCCGTGTTTATACTCCTTGCAGGGAATATGGATATGTTTTTGCCTACAGTTTTGTCAAGATGCGTAGTTTTTAAGATAAATCCGTTAAGCAATACGGAAGTTTCGGAATATATATCAAAAAAATTCGGCGTTCCAACTGAGGAAGCCCAATTCCTTGCGGAATATGCCGGAGGAAGTATAGGCAAAGCCGTTCGGCTAAAAAACGACGAAAATTTTTATAAAATGAGGGAATATATTTCCGACAGGCTTTTCGGCGTTAAAAGTGCAAATCTTGCCGAGATTTTAGGCTGGGGCAGAGAAATCAAAGCAGAGTTCGGCGCAAACGAAGAAATATTTGATATTATGTATTTGTGGTACCGTGATTTACTTGCCGCAAAAGCTTTGGAAAACCATAAATATATAATTGAAAAGGACAAGGCTGATAAAATATCAAAGCAGGCTGAAAAAGAAAGCTTTGAAAGTATCATAAGGGCTCTTGACGCGATTTGGTACGGCAAAAAGCTGGTTGGGCGCAATGTCAGTTTTCAGCTTGCAATGGAAACGACGCTTATGAAAATAAAGGAGAATTAA
- the tmk gene encoding dTMP kinase, with translation MKGLFITVEGTDGAGKSTQIELLADYIKKSGRDVLVTREPGGTAISEKIRDIILDVKNLEMADTAEALLYAASRAQHIDEKIKPALKKGTVVICDRFTDSSIAYQGYARGTDVRLIEEINSYAVGGCIPDITLFFDIRPEIGILRKESSKTLDRIENEKIDFHYKVYNGYKELLKKYPERIKRIDAEKSIDEIHKDVIKIIKVIL, from the coding sequence ATGAAGGGTTTGTTTATTACTGTTGAAGGGACTGACGGGGCGGGGAAATCGACACAGATAGAACTGCTTGCGGATTATATAAAAAAATCGGGGCGCGACGTGCTTGTTACGCGGGAGCCGGGAGGAACTGCCATAAGTGAAAAAATAAGGGATATAATACTTGACGTTAAAAACCTTGAAATGGCCGATACAGCCGAAGCGCTTTTATATGCGGCAAGCCGGGCCCAGCATATTGATGAGAAAATAAAGCCGGCTTTAAAAAAAGGTACGGTTGTTATATGCGACAGGTTTACGGACAGCAGTATTGCGTATCAGGGATATGCAAGGGGGACTGACGTTAGGCTTATTGAAGAAATAAACAGCTATGCAGTCGGCGGATGTATTCCGGATATAACGCTTTTTTTTGATATAAGGCCGGAAATAGGCATCCTGCGCAAAGAATCATCAAAAACATTGGACAGGATAGAAAATGAAAAAATAGATTTCCACTATAAGGTATATAATGGATATAAGGAGCTTTTAAAAAAGTATCCTGAAAGGATAAAAAGGATTGACGCTGAAAAGAGCATAGATGAGATCCATAAAGATGTAATTAAAATTATTAAAGTAATACTTTAA
- the thiW gene encoding energy coupling factor transporter S component ThiW, with protein MDSKTKKLVLTAVWAALGFVLTPIFRIPGYAAPMQHLINVSGVVLLGPVYGFVCSVLLTVMKLVIMGEDLFSIPGGLIGAFLAAVLFGKTKNMWAAVGGEIFGTGILGALCSYPLAKFYYGTPGVAVFTYIPAFMISTCFGSLCAVVLLKAMKKSGILYKLQKEAE; from the coding sequence ATGGATTCAAAAACAAAAAAACTTGTTCTCACAGCGGTATGGGCAGCATTAGGGTTTGTTCTGACTCCGATATTCAGGATACCCGGTTATGCGGCTCCAATGCAGCATTTGATTAATGTTTCGGGCGTTGTGCTTCTCGGGCCCGTATACGGTTTCGTATGTTCTGTGCTTTTAACCGTTATGAAGCTTGTTATTATGGGAGAGGATCTGTTTTCAATCCCGGGAGGGCTTATAGGAGCATTCTTGGCGGCTGTGCTTTTCGGCAAAACAAAAAATATGTGGGCGGCCGTAGGCGGTGAAATATTCGGTACAGGGATACTGGGTGCGCTTTGCTCTTATCCTCTTGCCAAATTTTATTATGGAACACCGGGCGTAGCAGTATTTACATATATTCCGGCATTTATGATAAGCACATGTTTCGGATCGCTGTGCGCCGTCGTACTCTTAAAGGCAATGAAAAAATCAGGTATACTTTACAAACTTCAAAAGGAGGCTGAATAA
- a CDS encoding SurA N-terminal domain-containing protein, which translates to MNNVKLILSAVLLAASIVFSGCTVEKEETPPDFMVINGEEISAEEFNIYLNEAVKSFEEIGGYDIWETDFDGRSAVDVVKESALNSMTAVKITAQKANDFNISLTEDEEKQTARQAPEYLEAYGMENTESNIKLMQKVLNDEMLYSKVRQYVVKDYAISEAEYEAYYKSYYESTAAGLRQIKLKGIFCTEEEKINEVYGRLQNGDDFEELYNEYNVSEIAWGDGGNITLHQNELEGEWGEFIGVEEGFISKPEEINNGFVVFRVMEIKESSREEVIAKLREDYTNSVWQNIFSAEFEKWQMESSIYRNEEAWNKIEVDV; encoded by the coding sequence ATGAACAATGTAAAATTAATATTATCCGCTGTGCTGCTGGCGGCCTCAATTGTATTTTCAGGCTGCACTGTTGAGAAGGAAGAAACTCCGCCTGATTTTATGGTTATAAACGGCGAAGAAATCAGCGCGGAAGAATTTAATATATATTTGAACGAAGCTGTAAAAAGTTTTGAGGAAATAGGCGGCTATGATATATGGGAAACGGATTTTGACGGCCGCAGCGCTGTAGATGTAGTGAAGGAAAGCGCTTTAAATTCTATGACGGCCGTTAAAATTACGGCGCAGAAGGCTAATGATTTTAATATATCGCTTACTGAGGACGAAGAAAAACAAACGGCACGTCAGGCTCCGGAATACCTTGAGGCATACGGAATGGAAAACACTGAAAGCAATATTAAGCTTATGCAGAAAGTGCTTAACGATGAAATGCTTTATTCAAAAGTTCGCCAGTATGTCGTTAAGGATTATGCCATAAGCGAAGCTGAGTATGAAGCGTATTACAAAAGCTATTATGAAAGCACAGCGGCAGGATTAAGGCAGATAAAGCTGAAAGGTATATTCTGTACCGAAGAGGAAAAAATAAACGAAGTATATGGGCGGCTTCAAAACGGAGATGATTTTGAAGAGCTTTACAATGAATATAATGTTTCCGAAATCGCTTGGGGAGACGGCGGAAATATAACTCTGCATCAAAATGAACTGGAGGGCGAATGGGGAGAATTTATAGGTGTTGAGGAGGGTTTTATATCAAAACCCGAAGAAATTAACAACGGATTCGTCGTATTCAGGGTTATGGAAATAAAGGAAAGCAGCAGGGAAGAAGTTATTGCCAAACTCAGGGAAGACTATACAAATTCGGTGTGGCAAAATATTTTCAGCGCAGAATTTGAAAAGTGGCAGATGGAATCAAGCATATACAGAAACGAAGAGGCATGGAATAAAATAGAAGTGGACGTATAA
- a CDS encoding tRNA1(Val) (adenine(37)-N6)-methyltransferase, producing the protein MEYPVEIKEYERVDDLHRNGYLIIQDPKRFCFGVDAVLLSGFANAGKDEIVVDLGTGTGIIPILMEAKTEGKKFYGLEIQRESAEMAARSVKLNGLEDKIEIIHGDIKDAGSIFKPSSIDVITTNPPYMNSGGGLTNNYSPKAVARHEILVNLEDIARVSSKLLKFGGRFYMIHRPHRLTDIMCTLRKYKLEPKKVRFIQAYSHKEPAMVLIEASRSGRPMVKVLPSLIIYESPGVYTKEAFDIYYG; encoded by the coding sequence ATGGAATATCCTGTTGAAATAAAAGAATATGAACGTGTTGACGACCTGCACAGGAACGGTTATCTTATTATACAAGATCCGAAAAGATTTTGTTTTGGAGTTGACGCAGTGCTTTTAAGCGGTTTTGCCAATGCCGGCAAAGACGAAATTGTTGTGGATCTCGGCACGGGTACCGGAATTATTCCTATTTTAATGGAAGCGAAAACCGAAGGCAAGAAATTCTACGGCCTTGAAATACAGCGGGAAAGTGCTGAAATGGCTGCCCGAAGCGTTAAGCTGAACGGCCTTGAAGATAAGATTGAGATTATACACGGCGATATAAAAGACGCGGGTTCAATTTTTAAGCCGTCGTCTATTGACGTTATAACTACAAACCCTCCGTATATGAACAGCGGCGGAGGGCTTACGAATAATTACAGCCCTAAAGCCGTAGCACGGCATGAAATACTTGTGAATCTGGAGGATATTGCGCGCGTTTCCTCCAAACTTCTTAAATTCGGCGGAAGATTTTATATGATACACAGGCCGCACAGGCTTACTGATATTATGTGTACTTTAAGGAAGTATAAACTTGAGCCAAAGAAAGTGCGGTTTATACAGGCGTATTCCCATAAGGAGCCGGCAATGGTGCTTATTGAAGCTTCAAGAAGCGGCAGGCCTATGGTTAAAGTATTGCCATCGCTTATTATATATGAAAGCCCAGGCGTATATACGAAAGAAGCGTTTGATATATATTACGGGTAA
- a CDS encoding cyclic-di-AMP receptor → MKLVLAIVHDDDANDIIRILNQKGLMVTKMASTGGFLRVGNTTLIIGVEDDKVDEVTGIFEERCKTRKKVVGDSTPYTNVEGFMRRPIEVQIGGATVFVLDVEQFLKI, encoded by the coding sequence ATGAAACTTGTTTTAGCTATAGTACATGACGACGATGCCAACGATATTATCCGTATTTTGAACCAAAAAGGGCTTATGGTTACCAAAATGGCTTCAACAGGAGGTTTTTTGAGGGTTGGCAACACAACTCTTATAATAGGCGTTGAAGACGATAAAGTAGACGAGGTAACGGGAATATTTGAAGAGCGGTGCAAAACAAGAAAGAAAGTTGTCGGGGACAGTACTCCGTATACAAATGTCGAGGGCTTTATGCGCCGTCCTATAGAGGTACAAATCGGCGGCGCCACGGTATTTGTGCTTGATGTGGAGCAGTTCCTCAAAATTTAG
- a CDS encoding stage 0 sporulation family protein: MVEVVGIRFKKAGKVYYFAPDGLKIKEGDFAIVETARGVEFGSVVKGNMLVKDSEVFQPLKKVIRIATDMDICQEEQDKIKEKEAFGICEEKIAKHGLDMKLVDVEVTFDHNKLIFYFTSDGRVDFRELVKELASIFKTRIELRQIGVRDEAKMLNGIGICGRPLCCATFLGDFTPVSIKMAKEQNLSLNPTKISGICGRLMCCLKYEEDVYEELNSRLPNVGDIISTPDGTGEIMSVNVLMQNVKAVVRKKENDPPTIAFYNVNEIEVIKSKKKHKNHADGEGKTAVECIDEDILNLDLDD, encoded by the coding sequence ATGGTAGAAGTTGTTGGCATAAGGTTTAAAAAGGCCGGAAAAGTGTACTATTTTGCGCCCGACGGGCTGAAAATCAAAGAGGGCGATTTTGCTATAGTTGAAACGGCTAGGGGCGTTGAATTCGGCAGTGTCGTAAAGGGAAACATGCTTGTCAAAGACAGCGAAGTTTTTCAGCCGCTTAAAAAAGTTATCAGGATTGCCACAGACATGGATATATGTCAGGAAGAACAAGATAAAATCAAGGAAAAAGAAGCTTTTGGAATTTGCGAAGAGAAAATAGCCAAACATGGGCTTGATATGAAACTGGTTGACGTTGAAGTTACGTTTGATCACAACAAGCTTATATTTTATTTTACTTCCGACGGAAGGGTTGATTTCAGAGAGCTTGTCAAAGAACTTGCGTCGATATTCAAAACAAGGATAGAACTTAGGCAGATTGGCGTCAGGGACGAAGCCAAAATGCTTAACGGCATAGGTATATGCGGCCGTCCGCTTTGCTGCGCTACTTTCCTTGGAGATTTCACTCCGGTATCAATTAAAATGGCAAAGGAACAAAACCTTTCTTTAAATCCTACCAAAATAAGCGGCATATGCGGAAGGCTTATGTGCTGCCTTAAATATGAAGAGGATGTTTATGAGGAATTAAACAGCAGACTTCCTAACGTGGGCGATATTATTTCAACGCCTGACGGAACAGGAGAAATAATGTCCGTGAATGTTCTGATGCAGAATGTTAAGGCCGTGGTACGGAAAAAGGAGAACGATCCGCCTACAATAGCTTTTTATAATGTTAATGAAATTGAAGTAATAAAAAGCAAAAAGAAACATAAAAATCATGCTGACGGCGAAGGGAAAACGGCTGTTGAATGTATTGACGAAGATATACTTAATTTGGATTTGGATGATTGA
- the mfd gene encoding transcription-repair coupling factor — MSAISKPLLELDSFKAVLEDLKNDITPILVSGVIDVQWLHVIGAVIENIDVPAVIVAENDFKAKEIYDDLKFFVKNVRFYPSRDLIFYDADVHSKETEMQRAGIINSLLENERLVAVMSVESLMDRKMRRVDFEKYVINIEEAQVLDIDGFIEKLILMGYERTDLVEGAGQFSVRGGIIDIYSPVEETAARIEMWDDEIDSIRTMDTNSQRSMERVKSVKIFPIGDVVYGNKELEKAVGLMEKEYKKTRASFEKKGMDEEAEKLDEHVGEDIQRLKTEKYVKNIAAYIQYFYEDTGNILDYFAKDTILFLDDPQRLMNQAQTAYKRFEESIKSRILKGYVLKREADNVFNYTDIVKISEGYRIAVFTTISKTISYFNFKDIIPFYVKSTASFNNHTDLFCDEVKSLKENGYSIVVLTSSMSRGERMVKELLDKGVAAGFSETLEKIDFKPGGIYISKGSLSRGFEYRDIKFAVYSDHEIFDGRENKKPKKKNKNTKTIQSFTDLKVGDYVVHQSHGIGVFRGLEKITVDGANKDYMKISYADGGSLFIPVSQMDAVQKYIGSDSEKVRLNKLGGHDWNKAKAKVRAAVKILAEDLIAVYAKRRAAVGFVYSEDNLWQKEFEETFPYTETDDQLMAIEDVKKDMQSPRVMDRLICGDVGYGKTEVAIRAAFKAVQDNKQVAYLVPTTILAQQHYNTFVSRMRDYPIKVELMSRFRTPKQQKQTIKDLEQGFADIVIGTHRILSKDVKFKDLGLVIIDEEQRFGVAHKEKMKAMKENLDVLTLTATPIPRTLHMSLSGIRDMSILEEPPLERHPVQTYVMESDPEFIKDAILREISRGGQVYFLYNRVDGISQTAFKIQELVPQARVSFAHGQMTERELEVIMKDFIEGEIDVLVCTTIIETGLDIPNANTIIIQDADRMGLSQLYQLRGRVGRSNRMAYAYLMYRKNKILNEVSEKRLQTIKEFTEFGSGFKIAMRDLEIRGAGNLLGAEQHGHMEAVGYDMYCRLLDEAVKELRGEKIEEEFETMVDLNVNAYIPPFYIKNEEQKLEIYKKISLISNKDDYFDIQEEIEDRYGNIPKSVQMLLEIVMVKNDAHSLDILSIVQKQANIVVTFKGDAKINPAAIVGVVAENPRRYLFTSATNPYITIKTNENEGIDSITYVKIILERLKEIQNL; from the coding sequence TTGAGCGCAATATCAAAGCCTCTTTTGGAGTTGGACTCTTTTAAAGCCGTTTTGGAAGATTTAAAAAACGATATTACTCCCATTCTAGTATCGGGCGTTATAGATGTACAATGGCTCCATGTTATAGGGGCTGTGATTGAAAATATCGACGTTCCGGCTGTTATTGTGGCCGAGAATGATTTTAAAGCAAAGGAAATTTATGACGATCTGAAATTTTTTGTTAAAAATGTAAGGTTTTATCCTTCAAGGGATTTGATTTTTTATGACGCCGACGTTCACAGTAAGGAAACCGAAATGCAGAGGGCAGGTATTATAAATTCCCTTTTAGAAAACGAGCGGCTTGTGGCCGTTATGTCAGTTGAAAGCCTTATGGACAGAAAAATGCGCCGGGTGGATTTTGAAAAGTATGTCATAAATATAGAAGAAGCCCAGGTTTTGGATATAGACGGCTTTATTGAAAAACTTATACTTATGGGATATGAGAGGACAGATCTTGTAGAAGGCGCCGGGCAATTCTCTGTACGCGGAGGGATTATAGATATTTATTCCCCTGTTGAGGAAACGGCGGCTCGCATAGAAATGTGGGACGACGAGATAGACTCGATACGAACAATGGATACAAATTCACAGAGATCCATGGAAAGGGTGAAAAGCGTTAAAATATTTCCCATAGGCGACGTTGTATACGGTAATAAGGAATTGGAAAAAGCAGTCGGCCTTATGGAGAAGGAGTATAAAAAAACACGGGCGTCTTTTGAAAAAAAAGGCATGGATGAGGAAGCGGAAAAGCTTGACGAGCATGTGGGCGAAGACATACAGCGGTTAAAAACAGAAAAATATGTTAAAAATATAGCCGCATATATACAGTATTTCTACGAGGACACAGGGAATATACTTGATTATTTTGCGAAGGATACGATTTTATTTCTAGACGATCCTCAAAGGTTGATGAATCAGGCGCAGACTGCTTACAAGCGATTTGAAGAAAGCATCAAAAGCCGTATATTAAAAGGGTATGTACTAAAAAGGGAAGCTGACAATGTATTTAATTATACGGATATAGTTAAAATAAGCGAAGGGTACAGGATTGCCGTTTTTACGACCATATCAAAAACAATAAGCTATTTTAACTTTAAGGATATAATACCTTTTTATGTCAAAAGCACAGCCTCGTTTAATAACCATACGGATTTGTTTTGCGATGAAGTTAAAAGCCTTAAGGAAAACGGCTACAGCATTGTTGTGCTTACTTCAAGCATGAGCCGCGGTGAAAGGATGGTTAAGGAACTTCTTGATAAGGGCGTTGCCGCAGGATTTTCGGAAACCCTTGAAAAAATAGACTTTAAGCCGGGCGGCATATATATTTCAAAAGGAAGTTTAAGCCGCGGATTTGAGTACAGGGACATTAAATTTGCGGTTTACAGCGACCATGAAATTTTTGACGGACGCGAAAACAAAAAGCCGAAGAAAAAAAATAAGAATACAAAAACAATCCAGAGCTTTACAGATCTTAAAGTCGGCGATTACGTTGTTCACCAAAGCCATGGTATAGGCGTTTTCAGGGGACTTGAAAAAATAACCGTAGACGGTGCAAACAAAGATTATATGAAAATAAGCTATGCCGACGGCGGAAGCCTGTTTATACCGGTAAGCCAGATGGACGCCGTACAGAAATATATAGGCAGCGACAGTGAAAAAGTGCGCCTGAATAAGCTCGGAGGACACGACTGGAACAAAGCGAAGGCAAAAGTAAGGGCGGCGGTTAAAATACTTGCCGAAGATCTGATTGCAGTTTATGCAAAACGCAGGGCGGCGGTGGGATTTGTATATTCTGAGGACAACCTTTGGCAGAAAGAGTTTGAAGAAACTTTCCCTTATACCGAAACAGACGACCAGCTTATGGCCATAGAGGACGTAAAGAAGGATATGCAGAGCCCTCGCGTTATGGACCGCCTTATATGCGGCGACGTTGGGTATGGGAAAACGGAAGTTGCGATACGGGCGGCTTTTAAAGCCGTACAGGATAATAAACAGGTTGCATACCTTGTTCCGACAACTATACTTGCACAGCAGCATTACAATACTTTTGTCAGCCGTATGAGGGATTATCCGATAAAAGTAGAGCTTATGAGCAGGTTCAGAACCCCCAAGCAGCAGAAACAAACTATAAAAGATTTGGAGCAGGGCTTTGCCGATATTGTAATAGGCACGCACAGGATTTTAAGCAAGGACGTCAAGTTTAAGGATTTGGGGCTTGTCATAATTGACGAGGAGCAGCGATTCGGCGTTGCCCACAAAGAAAAAATGAAGGCAATGAAAGAAAATCTTGATGTTTTAACGCTCACCGCAACTCCTATACCGAGAACGCTTCACATGAGCCTTTCGGGAATACGCGATATGAGTATACTTGAAGAACCGCCGCTTGAAAGGCATCCCGTCCAAACTTATGTGATGGAAAGCGACCCGGAATTCATAAAGGACGCCATACTGAGGGAAATATCAAGGGGCGGACAGGTATATTTCCTGTATAACAGGGTTGACGGCATTTCACAAACAGCGTTTAAAATACAGGAACTCGTGCCTCAGGCAAGGGTTTCTTTTGCCCATGGACAGATGACTGAACGCGAACTTGAAGTAATAATGAAAGATTTTATAGAAGGCGAAATCGACGTGCTTGTATGCACAACTATAATCGAAACGGGGCTTGACATACCCAACGCAAATACGATTATTATACAGGATGCCGACAGAATGGGGCTTAGCCAGCTTTACCAGCTTAGAGGAAGAGTGGGAAGAAGCAACAGGATGGCATATGCTTATTTGATGTACCGTAAAAATAAAATACTTAATGAAGTGTCTGAAAAACGCCTTCAGACAATAAAAGAGTTTACAGAATTCGGTTCAGGGTTTAAAATTGCAATGAGGGACTTAGAGATCAGGGGAGCCGGCAACCTTTTGGGTGCGGAACAGCACGGTCATATGGAAGCCGTAGGATATGACATGTATTGCAGACTTCTCGACGAGGCAGTTAAAGAGCTGCGTGGTGAAAAGATTGAAGAAGAATTTGAAACGATGGTAGATTTGAATGTTAATGCTTATATACCTCCCTTTTATATTAAGAATGAAGAACAAAAGCTTGAAATCTATAAAAAAATATCCCTTATATCAAATAAAGACGATTATTTTGATATTCAGGAAGAAATTGAGGACAGATACGGGAATATCCCTAAAAGCGTACAGATGCTTTTGGAGATTGTTATGGTGAAAAATGACGCGCACAGCCTTGATATACTTTCTATTGTACAAAAACAGGCTAATATTGTCGTGACGTTTAAAGGCGATGCAAAGATAAATCCTGCCGCTATTGTGGGAGTTGTTGCGGAAAATCCGAGAAGGTATTTGTTTACATCGGCTACAAATCCATATATAACAATAAAAACGAATGAAAATGAAGGTATTGATTCTATAACTTATGTTAAAATTATACTGGAGAGGTTAAAGGAAATACAAAATTTATAA
- the thiM gene encoding hydroxyethylthiazole kinase yields MDLFKNAEVIFKNIENKKPIVHNISNIVTVNDCANITLAAGGSPTMADNPDEVEDITKACAGFVINMGNISDYLVESMIRAGKMNNNIGHPVVLDPVGAGAAAKRNSVLFKLMENVNFSVIRGNISEIKFLATGSGAAKGVDADENDKVTYENLDKTVGFAKELSRKTGAVIAISGEFDIISDSTRAYIIKNGHNIMSKVTGTGCMLSSLIGVFCSANPDDILNAAAVAVSSFGYAGELAYKKTVETEGGTSSFRMHLIDYVSKMTADVFKEGAKIEVR; encoded by the coding sequence ATGGATTTATTTAAAAATGCGGAGGTTATATTTAAAAATATTGAAAATAAAAAACCTATAGTACATAATATTTCAAATATCGTAACTGTAAATGACTGCGCCAATATTACGCTTGCCGCCGGCGGTTCCCCTACAATGGCGGATAATCCCGACGAGGTAGAGGATATAACAAAAGCATGCGCGGGTTTTGTTATAAACATGGGGAATATAAGCGATTACTTGGTGGAAAGCATGATCAGGGCGGGAAAAATGAACAACAATATCGGACATCCCGTAGTGCTTGATCCTGTTGGAGCAGGGGCGGCGGCAAAAAGGAACAGCGTCCTTTTTAAACTTATGGAAAATGTAAATTTTTCCGTTATCAGGGGAAACATATCGGAGATTAAATTTTTAGCTACCGGAAGCGGTGCGGCTAAAGGCGTTGACGCGGATGAAAACGATAAAGTTACATATGAAAATTTGGACAAAACAGTCGGATTTGCCAAAGAATTAAGCAGAAAAACAGGCGCGGTTATTGCCATAAGCGGTGAATTTGATATAATATCAGACAGTACCAGAGCTTATATAATCAAAAACGGGCACAATATTATGTCCAAGGTGACGGGAACCGGATGCATGCTTTCAAGTTTAATCGGCGTTTTTTGTTCGGCAAATCCCGACGATATACTTAACGCGGCTGCTGTTGCCGTAAGCAGTTTTGGATATGCAGGCGAGCTTGCTTACAAAAAAACAGTTGAAACTGAAGGAGGAACGTCGTCTTTCCGTATGCACCTTATTGATTATGTAAGCAAAATGACGGCGGATGTTTTTAAGGAGGGCGCTAAAATTGAAGTTAGATAA